From Stenotrophomonas nitritireducens, the proteins below share one genomic window:
- a CDS encoding SDR family NAD(P)-dependent oxidoreductase: protein MQLSSVRAVITGGVSGLGLGVAQFLVANGGKVALFDLNDEKGAAAVAELGAGNARYFTTNVTDEAGVAANLAAAKDFLGGLNVVMNCAGILGAGRVLGRESAMPLANFQSTVMVNLVGSFNVAKAGAELMQHNEANADGERGVIINTASVAAYEGQIGQAAYSASKGGVVGMTLPMARELSRFGIRVLTIAPGVFWTPMVDGMPQNVQESLAASIPFPSRLGQPADFASLVGHIIGNTYLNGETIRLDGAVRLAPK, encoded by the coding sequence ATGCAGCTGTCTTCCGTTCGTGCCGTCATCACCGGCGGCGTCTCCGGCCTTGGCCTGGGCGTCGCTCAGTTCCTGGTCGCCAATGGTGGCAAGGTCGCCCTGTTCGACCTCAACGATGAAAAGGGCGCCGCAGCGGTCGCCGAGCTGGGCGCCGGCAATGCCCGCTACTTCACCACCAATGTCACCGATGAAGCCGGCGTCGCCGCCAACCTGGCCGCCGCCAAGGACTTCCTGGGTGGCCTGAACGTGGTGATGAACTGCGCCGGCATCCTCGGCGCCGGTCGCGTGCTCGGCCGTGAGTCGGCCATGCCGCTGGCCAACTTCCAGAGCACGGTGATGGTCAACCTGGTCGGCAGCTTCAACGTCGCCAAGGCCGGCGCCGAACTGATGCAGCACAACGAGGCCAATGCCGACGGCGAACGCGGCGTGATCATCAACACCGCCTCGGTGGCGGCCTATGAAGGCCAGATCGGCCAGGCCGCCTACTCCGCCTCCAAGGGCGGCGTGGTCGGCATGACCCTGCCGATGGCGCGCGAGCTGTCGCGCTTCGGCATCCGCGTGCTGACCATCGCCCCGGGCGTGTTCTGGACGCCAATGGTCGATGGCATGCCGCAGAACGTGCAGGAATCGCTGGCCGCCTCCATCCCGTTCCCGTCGCGCCTGGGCCAGCCGGCCGATTTCGCCAGCCTGGTCGGCCACATCATTGGCAATACCTACCTAAACGGTGAGACTATCCGCCTCGACGGTGCCGTGCGTCTGGCACCGAAGTGA
- the yeiP gene encoding elongation factor P-like protein YeiP encodes MKANDIKKGNVVEYNNGVYQIRDIERSSPQGRGGNVRFRFIMYSVPGGNKLDASFDADDNLPEVELLRRQSTFSYMDGDAFVFMDDEDYTPYTLDADVIGDDAGYITEGLTGIFVQVIDDQPVAIQLPQHVTLEVVETPPELKGGTATKRPKPAKLSTGLEIMVPEYIVNGERILVNTTTGEFGGRAD; translated from the coding sequence ATGAAAGCCAACGACATCAAGAAAGGCAACGTCGTCGAGTACAACAACGGCGTGTATCAGATCCGCGACATCGAGCGCAGCTCACCGCAGGGCCGCGGCGGCAACGTCCGCTTCCGTTTCATCATGTACAGCGTGCCGGGCGGCAACAAGCTCGATGCCAGCTTCGATGCCGATGACAACCTGCCCGAAGTCGAGCTGCTGCGCCGGCAGTCCACCTTCTCCTATATGGATGGCGATGCCTTCGTGTTCATGGATGACGAGGACTACACCCCGTACACGCTGGACGCAGATGTGATCGGCGATGACGCCGGCTACATCACCGAAGGCCTGACTGGCATCTTCGTGCAGGTGATCGACGACCAGCCGGTCGCCATCCAGCTGCCGCAGCACGTTACCCTGGAAGTGGTGGAAACCCCGCCGGAACTGAAGGGCGGCACCGCCACCAAGCGACCGAAGCCGGCCAAGCTCAGCACCGGCCTGGAAATCATGGTGCCGGAGTACATCGTCAACGGCGAGCGCATCCTGGTGAACACCACCACCGGTGAGTTCGGCGGCCGCGCCGACTGA